In Bradyrhizobium lablabi, one DNA window encodes the following:
- the cobN gene encoding cobaltochelatase subunit CobN, which translates to MHLLASNVAKLDEAEAAVDLEQSPAKIVVLSFADSDLSALAAAWQLDAEILPTLRLASLKKLKHPMSVDLYVEGVIAHARAVIVRCLGGFEYWRYGLEIIASIARQKNILFAALPGDDRPDPRLAEISTVTAETLSYLDQFFREGGPENLRQALRYVGSLLDRDISWADAMPIGPVAGFSTDGRTLPLQDLISAVDQRPVALVLFYKASLLAADTAPIRALMAALERQDLTPVAVAVTSLKDPAAAESIGQLIAARRPAIILNATAFSALRDDGTTVLDAADVPVLQVVLASNAQEAWASSPRGLSPADLAMNVVLPELDGRLLSRAISFKAEDDFDPRIEFAAVRHKPCPDRIDFVARQADRWVKLGKTPRAERRLALILSDYPARAGRAGYAVGLDTAESVVQIVDLLRREGYDVGAGELHAADVEMLLVGHSARLDVPLSSYLRWLKALPPRLQDEIENTWGGPAADPLVDNNTFSFAVLKTGKLLVFLQPDRGSARDRKAGYHDTSIPPRHAYAALYAWLREQAQIDALIHLGTHGTLEWLPGKALALSAECWPEAVTGPLPVIYPFIVNNPGEAVQAKRRLSAVTIGHLTPPLSAAGLHGAMAELEALVEEYADAEGLDRRRLGLLENAIIDTAWATGLAIECNLSRDEPARDAIVKLDARLCDIKELSIRDRLHVFGRAPEAEAQSTLVEAILAAAGTSATGDRREQIEAAVRSSAAHEERALLAALDGRRVSPGPAGAPSRGRADVLPTGRNLTTIDPRSIPTRTATTIGLRAADEVVRRYLQDHGDYPRSLVIDLWASTSLRTGGDDLAQALGYLGARPVWDMSSNRVTGVEVLPLARLERPRIDVTLRISGLFRDIFETQIALLDAAIRKVAALDEDDSDNPIAGSRRRGDNLARIFGGAPGSYGAGTTDLTLDGNWRAREDLGEAYLSAVTHAYGGAQPVMPAGDGFRTRVSAADALVHPQDDRERDLLDGDGVADFVGGFAAAAALLGNDAELYHLDTSEPSTPKARTVAEEIARVVRGRLTNPRWINGMLGHGHRGVAEIAQGVDALYAFAATTRVVSNHLFDVTHDALIADEATLTRMTAANPAAAAAIVARLRDALARGLWVARRNAVAGELDRAIAKSREARGPQTEAAT; encoded by the coding sequence ATGCACCTGCTGGCGAGCAACGTCGCGAAATTGGACGAGGCGGAAGCCGCGGTCGATCTCGAACAGTCGCCGGCCAAAATCGTCGTGCTCTCTTTCGCTGACAGCGATCTGTCAGCTCTTGCGGCGGCGTGGCAATTGGATGCCGAGATACTGCCGACGTTGAGACTTGCAAGTCTCAAAAAGCTGAAGCACCCGATGTCCGTCGACCTTTATGTCGAGGGCGTTATCGCGCATGCGCGGGCGGTCATCGTGCGCTGTCTCGGGGGATTTGAATATTGGCGATATGGACTGGAAATCATCGCCTCGATCGCGCGCCAAAAAAATATCCTGTTCGCCGCTTTGCCCGGCGACGATCGCCCCGATCCCCGTCTGGCGGAAATCTCGACGGTGACAGCAGAGACGCTGTCTTATCTGGATCAATTCTTCCGTGAAGGCGGGCCGGAGAATCTTCGCCAGGCTCTGCGATATGTCGGCAGCCTTCTTGATCGCGACATTTCCTGGGCTGATGCGATGCCGATCGGACCGGTGGCCGGATTTTCCACCGACGGGCGTACGCTGCCTCTGCAGGATCTGATCAGCGCGGTTGACCAGCGCCCCGTTGCGCTCGTCCTGTTCTATAAAGCAAGCCTGCTCGCCGCCGACACCGCTCCCATCCGTGCGCTGATGGCTGCGCTCGAAAGACAAGACCTGACGCCGGTTGCGGTTGCCGTCACCAGTCTCAAGGACCCCGCGGCAGCGGAAAGTATCGGCCAATTGATCGCCGCGCGCCGGCCGGCGATTATCCTCAATGCGACGGCATTTTCCGCGCTGCGCGATGACGGCACGACGGTCCTCGACGCCGCCGATGTTCCCGTGCTGCAGGTTGTGCTGGCAAGCAACGCGCAGGAAGCCTGGGCTTCATCGCCGCGCGGTCTGTCTCCGGCCGATCTCGCCATGAACGTGGTGTTGCCCGAACTCGATGGCCGGCTGTTGAGCCGTGCCATTTCGTTCAAGGCCGAGGACGACTTTGATCCCAGAATTGAATTTGCAGCCGTTCGGCACAAGCCTTGTCCCGATCGGATTGATTTTGTCGCGCGCCAGGCTGACCGTTGGGTCAAATTAGGCAAAACCCCGCGCGCGGAGCGTCGGCTCGCACTCATTCTGTCCGATTATCCGGCCCGCGCCGGACGTGCCGGTTATGCCGTTGGGCTCGACACCGCCGAAAGCGTCGTTCAAATCGTCGATCTTTTGCGTCGGGAAGGCTACGATGTTGGCGCGGGAGAATTGCACGCCGCCGACGTCGAGATGTTGCTGGTGGGACATTCGGCTCGCCTCGACGTTCCCCTTAGCTCTTACTTAAGATGGTTGAAGGCTTTGCCGCCGCGTCTGCAGGACGAGATCGAGAATACATGGGGCGGCCCTGCCGCCGACCCGCTCGTCGATAACAACACTTTTTCTTTTGCTGTGCTCAAAACCGGCAAGCTGCTGGTTTTTCTCCAGCCTGACCGCGGGTCGGCGCGAGATCGCAAAGCCGGCTATCACGACACATCAATCCCCCCGCGCCATGCCTACGCCGCGCTCTACGCGTGGTTACGAGAGCAGGCGCAGATCGACGCGCTCATCCATCTCGGAACCCACGGCACGCTGGAGTGGCTGCCCGGCAAGGCACTGGCCCTTTCCGCCGAGTGCTGGCCCGAGGCGGTGACGGGGCCGCTGCCGGTGATTTATCCCTTCATCGTCAACAATCCGGGCGAGGCAGTGCAGGCCAAGCGCCGGCTCAGCGCTGTGACCATTGGTCATCTCACGCCGCCGCTGAGCGCGGCGGGGCTGCATGGTGCGATGGCCGAACTGGAGGCATTGGTCGAGGAATATGCCGACGCGGAGGGCCTCGATCGGCGCCGGCTCGGTTTGCTTGAAAACGCGATTATCGACACGGCCTGGGCAACGGGCCTCGCCATCGAATGCAATCTTTCAAGAGATGAGCCGGCCAGGGATGCAATTGTAAAGCTAGATGCACGTCTGTGCGATATCAAGGAACTCAGTATCCGCGACCGGCTGCATGTTTTCGGACGCGCCCCGGAGGCCGAAGCACAGTCGACGCTGGTCGAGGCGATCCTTGCGGCAGCAGGTACTTCGGCAACGGGTGATCGGCGCGAGCAGATCGAAGCGGCGGTCCGTAGCAGTGCCGCGCACGAGGAGAGGGCACTTCTGGCGGCGCTCGACGGACGCCGCGTCAGCCCGGGTCCTGCCGGTGCGCCAAGCCGGGGCAGGGCCGATGTTTTGCCGACGGGAAGGAATTTGACGACGATCGATCCGCGATCGATCCCGACGCGGACGGCCACAACGATCGGTCTGAGGGCTGCAGATGAGGTGGTGCGCCGCTACTTGCAGGATCACGGCGATTACCCGCGCTCTCTTGTGATCGATCTTTGGGCCTCGACTTCGCTGCGAACTGGCGGCGACGATCTAGCGCAGGCGCTCGGCTATCTCGGCGCGCGACCGGTTTGGGACATGTCATCCAACCGTGTAACAGGCGTTGAAGTCTTGCCGCTGGCAAGACTCGAACGCCCGCGCATCGATGTGACGCTGCGGATATCCGGTCTGTTCCGCGATATTTTCGAAACGCAGATCGCGCTTCTTGACGCGGCGATTCGCAAGGTCGCGGCGCTCGACGAAGACGATTCCGATAACCCGATCGCCGGCTCCCGCCGGCGCGGCGACAATCTTGCCCGCATTTTTGGTGGCGCGCCTGGCAGCTATGGGGCGGGAACGACTGATCTCACGCTCGACGGCAATTGGCGGGCGCGCGAAGATCTTGGCGAGGCCTACCTCTCCGCTGTAACCCACGCTTACGGCGGCGCGCAGCCGGTCATGCCGGCGGGAGATGGCTTTCGTACCCGGGTGTCGGCCGCCGATGCCCTGGTCCATCCGCAAGACGACCGCGAGCGGGATCTTCTTGACGGTGACGGGGTTGCCGATTTCGTCGGCGGCTTTGCGGCGGCCGCAGCGTTGCTCGGCAACGATGCGGAACTCTATCACCTCGACACAAGCGAACCGTCGACGCCCAAAGCCCGTACGGTTGCCGAGGAGATCGCACGTGTGGTTCGGGGACGCCTGACCAATCCTCGTTGGATCAATGGCATGCTCGGTCACGGTCATCGTGGCGTAGCCGAGATCGCCCAGGGCGTCGACGCGCTCTATGCCTTCGCGGCAACAACCCGCGTCGTGTCGAATCATCTATTCGACGTCACGCATGATGCCCTGATTGCGGATGAAGCGACCTTGACGAGGATGACCGCGGCCAATCCGGCAGCCGCGGCTGCGATTGTCGCGCGGCTCCGCGACGCGCTGGCGCGCGGCCTCTGGGTGGCGCGGCGCAACGCCGTTGCCGGCGAGCTCGACCGTGCCATCGCGAAATCGCGGGAGGCTCGCGGTCCACAGACGGAGGCCGCAACGTGA
- the cobW gene encoding cobalamin biosynthesis protein CobW: MTSLTKVPCTIVTGFLGAGKTTLVRHVLENAGGRRLAVIVNEFGDVGIDGEILKSCGIESCPEDRIVELSNGCICCTVADDFVPALKRLLDHPAPPEHIVIETSGLALPKPLVQAFNWPEIASRVTVDGVVAVVDGAAVAAGRFADDPDAVSRRRAEDVSLDHENPLEEVYEDQLLCADLVVLNKADLMSSEERGRVISEIGRVVSGSVKIVEVEHCRVSPKVLLGLGVATESDVANRVSHHDNEAEHDHDDFESFVIDLRGFETPQILIQKIAEAAAKHDILRVKGFAEILDKPMRLLIQGVGSRIQHRFDRAWHKDEERLSRLVVIGQKGLDAKAIRNLILG; the protein is encoded by the coding sequence ATGACATCTCTGACAAAAGTCCCTTGCACAATCGTCACGGGCTTTCTCGGCGCCGGCAAGACGACGCTGGTTCGCCACGTTCTTGAAAATGCGGGCGGACGCCGCCTGGCGGTGATCGTCAACGAATTCGGCGACGTCGGCATCGACGGCGAAATTTTGAAGAGCTGCGGCATCGAGAGCTGCCCGGAAGACCGCATCGTGGAGCTATCCAACGGCTGCATCTGCTGCACGGTGGCCGATGACTTCGTTCCCGCGCTCAAGCGTCTCCTCGATCACCCGGCTCCGCCGGAGCACATCGTCATCGAGACGTCTGGGCTAGCGCTTCCCAAACCGCTGGTGCAGGCTTTCAACTGGCCGGAGATCGCCTCGCGTGTCACGGTTGACGGCGTTGTTGCCGTGGTTGACGGCGCGGCGGTTGCGGCCGGACGGTTCGCGGACGATCCCGATGCCGTGAGCCGGCGGCGGGCAGAGGATGTCTCGCTCGATCACGAGAACCCGCTTGAGGAGGTCTATGAAGATCAGCTTCTCTGTGCCGACCTTGTCGTCTTGAACAAGGCCGATCTGATGTCGTCGGAGGAACGGGGCAGGGTAATCAGCGAGATCGGGCGGGTGGTTTCCGGATCGGTCAAGATCGTCGAGGTGGAGCACTGCCGCGTATCGCCGAAGGTCCTCCTGGGGCTCGGGGTCGCTACCGAAAGTGACGTTGCAAACCGGGTCTCACATCACGACAATGAGGCCGAACACGACCACGACGATTTTGAGTCCTTTGTCATCGATCTCAGAGGCTTCGAGACGCCACAAATCCTGATCCAAAAAATTGCCGAGGCGGCGGCGAAGCATGACATCCTTCGCGTCAAGGGATTCGCCGAAATTCTGGACAAGCCGATGCGCCTTCTGATTCAGGGAGTCGGGTCCCGCATACAACATCGCTTTGATCGCGCCTGGCACAAGGACGAGGAGCGCTTGAGCCGTTTGGTCGTGATCGGTCAGAAGGGGCTCGATGCCAAGGCCATCCGAAACCTGATCCTGGGCTGA
- a CDS encoding DUF1636 domain-containing protein — MTAFTDSGASPRPSASKLFVCITCRLLGETTEDQKARPGARLMEILSQRLEDGAADIEIVPVECLSNCNRGCTVAVSGPGKWTYVIGALDPEQHADDVVQFARLHHSHADGLPVWRERPVHIRKNTIARVPPLSVLANIGDSSR; from the coding sequence ATGACCGCATTCACCGATAGCGGGGCCTCGCCGCGCCCAAGCGCCTCGAAACTGTTCGTCTGTATCACCTGCCGCCTGCTCGGCGAGACGACCGAGGATCAAAAGGCGCGCCCCGGCGCGCGTCTGATGGAGATCCTGTCGCAGCGTCTCGAAGATGGGGCGGCCGATATCGAGATCGTGCCCGTCGAGTGTCTGTCAAATTGCAACCGCGGTTGCACGGTCGCGGTCTCGGGGCCGGGAAAATGGACCTACGTGATCGGCGCGCTCGATCCCGAACAGCATGCCGATGACGTGGTCCAATTTGCCCGACTTCATCATTCCCACGCCGACGGGCTGCCGGTCTGGCGCGAGCGCCCCGTCCACATCCGCAAGAACACGATTGCGCGGGTCCCGCCGCTCTCCGTTTTAGCGAACATTGGAGACAGTTCCCGATGA
- a CDS encoding HupE/UreJ family protein produces MKTLLNRSLLNKLSVLVVGAAMLAPAQALAHHMMGGKVPVTFMQGLLSGLGHPIIGLDHFAAVVGVGILAALLGRGVRPVLAFSAAMILGVALHLASANIPAAELLVGLSTLLIGGLVALRLSLGVLPAAVLFAAVGVFHGYALGESIVGAEASPLGAYLAGLFVIQTAIAVAAYAATTRIQQRAPSFNRAGMAAAGALIALIGAVMVATAGFPG; encoded by the coding sequence ATGAAGACTTTGCTCAATCGATCCTTGCTCAATAAATTGAGCGTGCTTGTTGTGGGTGCCGCGATGCTGGCGCCGGCGCAGGCGCTGGCGCACCATATGATGGGCGGCAAGGTTCCCGTCACCTTCATGCAGGGGTTGTTGTCGGGGCTTGGGCATCCGATCATCGGGCTCGATCATTTCGCAGCCGTCGTCGGCGTCGGAATTTTGGCGGCGTTGCTCGGCCGCGGCGTTCGCCCGGTGCTTGCGTTCAGTGCGGCCATGATCCTCGGCGTCGCGCTGCATCTTGCCAGCGCCAATATTCCGGCGGCTGAGCTTCTTGTCGGACTTTCCACGCTACTCATCGGCGGTCTGGTTGCGCTTCGGCTATCGCTCGGCGTGTTGCCGGCGGCCGTGTTGTTTGCCGCAGTCGGCGTGTTCCACGGCTATGCACTCGGCGAATCCATCGTCGGAGCCGAAGCTTCACCGCTCGGCGCATATCTCGCCGGTCTGTTTGTGATTCAGACCGCCATTGCCGTCGCGGCCTACGCGGCAACGACAAGAATCCAGCAACGCGCTCCCTCGTTCAACCGAGCAGGCATGGCCGCAGCCGGTGCTCTCATCGCCCTGATCGGCGCCGTGATGGTTGCAACTGCCGGCTTCCCGGGCTGA